The window TAACATCTGTAATTCCCATTAAATAGTCGTCCACTATATTTGCTAAATGATATGTAGGAAATCCATCTGATTTTAACAGCACTTGATCATCAATTTTACTATTTTCAAATACTATGTCTCCTCTTAATCTGTCTTTTACAATAGTTTGTCCATCATATGCCACTTTTAAGAAATGCAGATA is drawn from Caviibacter abscessus and contains these coding sequences:
- a CDS encoding glutamate--tRNA ligase family protein: YLHFLKVAYDGQTIVKDRLRGDIVFENSKIDDQVLLKSDGFPTYHLANIVDDYLMGITDVIRAEEWIASTPKHVQLYKAFGWKEPRWFHMPLLR